The sequence AGTTGCTGCACTTCTCAATTTATCGAACTTGTTGAATAGTACACAGCAGCAGCAACCACTTGTTAATCCAGAACTGTTGAGGCTAGCAACAAGTCTGCTATCGATCAAACAAGAAAACCCGGAATTGTGTCCCCAAAATTATTCTCCCcttcaaaaccagatttgcagtTCTCAggaacaaaataatcaagttcTCCCACCTTTACAATCCAATGATCAGTTCCAAAATCTCATCCAAGGAGGAGACTTTTCTGCTGACATGGCAAAACATCTGATGCAACAGATAAATGTGGAAGGCTATTCGCCAAACATGAACAACTTGAGCTGCTCCCTTTCCCAAGAAAATATAGTCCCTTCGAATTTAAGCAACGATCATCATCAAACAGCTGTTTCCCAACCAAACTATGTGCCTTGCAGTACTACTTCTAGTAGCCCCAATCCTGATTTTCCGGAAAATTCATATTTCCAATCATTAAACTACAACAAGAACCATGATTTCAGCTTCGATTCTGTTATGTCAACGCCTTATTCAAGCCCGACTCTTTTGAATTCATCAGGCACATACATAAACAGCAGCACAGAGGATGAGAAGGAAAGCTACTGCAGCAGCTGGTTAAAGTTTGAAATCCCAGAGAGTACTTTGGACATTAGTGATATCATGTAGAATCTCTTGGTCTCGTATGCTCAATAATCTTGTACTTTGTGCTTGTAGTTTTTTATGCTCTTGTAGTTGATGTTGATACTGAGAttctttttcattgttttaattTACAGTTTTCCATTTTTGTACGTACTAAAATAGCACTATCCTATACATCTTAGATATCGATCAAAAGGTAGGGCTTGCATGCGTGTTAATTACTAATTAGGGTTCTTCCATGCACGACGATGAATATTCATGTACATCAAAAGCATATATATAATGTTATCATTTTCTGTGCCAAACCCTTTTTTCAAATTAatcttatatataaatatttgtaCTATTTTGATAGTTCATCTATTATATATATTGAGTAATCTTATCTTGTTGGTATGTGTAGGCAGTAGGACCATCAATTACAAAGTTAAATGTATTACAGAGAAGCAAATTACACAgcacttttgatttttttttctttgtgctaAAGTATTTGAGAATTTTCTGTATTGTATTCTTCTTCGTATGAGGCCAATTTATATGTGTTAATTATAAGAGAGTATGAAACTATATGATTGTAGCCAAGGTTCTAAACGACGCTAGGCCCTAGTCGGACAGCGGGCAGGAGCCTAGCATCTAGGCTTCTAGGCaaactaggcagatttaagtaaatttattatacatCATATAAATAAGTTCCTATATAtccataattaaaaaaatacataattgtattgagATACAATAATTGTTAAGTACACTACTACAAAGGGCCTTATAGTGTCAGTAGGTGGCAtcaatttaatataatatagtggcgAATAAGACAATTGTAACACTAACTGAACATGACGTCGGATTTACTGTCGCTTATAAGCGTTATAAAATGTCTGCgtcgcttttaaaccgacgtaaacatttaatgtcgcttataaccgacatatatttttataatttttaaatactagCGTCGCTTTAAACAAAAcaatgtcgcttttaagcgacataaagtatgggtgtcgcttttaagcgacattgTTTTGTTTAAAGCGACGctagtatttaaaaattataaaaatatatgtcggttataagcgacattacTGTCGCTTATAAGCGTTATAAAATGTCTGCGTCGCTTTTAAACCGACATAAAcatttaatgtcgcttataaccgacatatatttttataatttttaaatattagcGTCGCTTTAAACAAAAcaatgtcgcttttaagcgacataaagtatgggtgtcgcttttaagcgacacaAAGTattgtttataaatattttaaagcttgTGTCAGTTCTGAGCgacatagattttagtttttttaaattttttgaaacCTGGTGTCGGTTGTAAGCAACGGATTGATGGTCTTTATATACTCTCCCCCGTATTTTCTTCTTCCTGATCTCTTgcatttttcttatttgttcttcctCTCTTACAAACCCTCCTCATGTTCTCTCTCCTGGAcctttcttatttgttcttccaacttcatttgttccttcttcacaacagtaagtttttcttacttctaatatttttattttctcctcttatgtttaatttttatttacaattCATTTTTGTAGGGAATTTATTTGAGCTGCT is a genomic window of Malus domestica chromosome 09, GDT2T_hap1 containing:
- the LOC103442556 gene encoding transcription factor MYB41-like, with the protein product MGRAPCCDKNGLKKGPWTTEEDAMLVNYIQKHGPGNWRNLPKNAGLQRCGKSCRLRWTNYLRPDIKRGRFSFEEEETIIQLHSILGNKWSGIAARLPGRTDNEIKNYWNTHIRKRLLRMGIDPVTHAPRIDLLDLSSILSSYVCNNPVAALLNLSNLLNSTQQQQPLVNPELLRLATSLLSIKQENPELCPQNYSPLQNQICSSQEQNNQVLPPLQSNDQFQNLIQGGDFSADMAKHLMQQINVEGYSPNMNNLSCSLSQENIVPSNLSNDHHQTAVSQPNYVPCSTTSSSPNPDFPENSYFQSLNYNKNHDFSFDSVMSTPYSSPTLLNSSGTYINSSTEDEKESYCSSWLKFEIPESTLDISDIM